The proteins below come from a single Staphylococcus sp. MI 10-1553 genomic window:
- a CDS encoding glycosyltransferase, producing MNKRFKKVLSNQLSRKYKFATSPILNLIKSKYQRKVSKYAQLYQKNSVKPHQIIYQVRDGKSITDSPYAIFLKLNSDKQFIKYQHIWVVDHPNKLRYYKKQFKKFNNVSFVIKESDEYLQALTESKFIINNATFPAYFTKKPEQVYINTWHGTPLKHMGLDVADNLRGTQNTIKNFLASDYIISPNAHTTRIFERAFKLNGLYNGEILEMGYPRIDLTLNTSTKEARKYLAENLNVKGKPILLYCPTWRGKNVNDPEDSLLNVFEEIQLLNQKLPYQVLVKVHPFVYSKAKEMPELKPYLVPDFLDTNQLMPAVDLMITDYSSIFFDFLVTDKPIVFYVPDLKMYQSERGVYIEPSDLPGPVTDTIQEVIEMIQDETYRHASVRDKYLKFKHQFVGYEDGRVTERFIEKVFLNPQNQSLKTMQNNKKKKLLLYPGGMKNNGITTSVMNLLSNIDYQKYDVTIFLNNTNNKEQLNNLQSIDDRVRIILRKGPMISTLKEKYQNEFVRQRGIYKPFEKRLYPKALFEREFRKIFGNSEFDYAIDYSGYAMFWSNLILASGAKKKYILLHSDIKSDMERTVKGKRPHYQNLKGVISLYPYFDKLVSVSEATKKLNQSNFGGLKLKNRHIASRNTINIEKINQLVDDDSDLFEKNGKPVLATLTEGGMEAIEFSQDDFKIVSVGRLSPEKGFDILIKAVAELSPKYPQLKLYILGDGPLKGTLKNLVEQLGLQNHVYFLGQRRNPFYIVKRADVFALTSHYEGQSMVILEALTVGTNVLASDIIANRYVLEGEKYGMLVEKNEADIAKGLEQFINGTNKNYAKFDAVAYNEETIQEFYLLLEQ from the coding sequence ATGAATAAGCGTTTCAAGAAAGTGCTATCTAATCAATTATCTAGGAAATATAAATTTGCAACTTCACCCATTTTAAATCTGATCAAGTCAAAGTATCAAAGAAAAGTGAGTAAATATGCGCAATTGTATCAAAAAAACTCTGTCAAACCTCATCAAATTATCTATCAAGTTAGAGATGGTAAAAGCATCACAGACAGCCCTTACGCCATTTTTCTAAAATTAAATTCAGATAAGCAATTTATTAAATATCAACATATATGGGTCGTCGACCACCCTAATAAATTGCGTTATTATAAGAAGCAGTTCAAAAAATTTAATAATGTTTCATTTGTGATTAAGGAGTCTGATGAATATCTTCAAGCATTAACAGAAAGTAAGTTTATTATTAATAATGCGACTTTTCCTGCTTATTTCACAAAAAAGCCTGAACAAGTGTATATTAATACATGGCATGGGACGCCTTTAAAACATATGGGATTAGATGTAGCAGACAATTTAAGAGGTACGCAAAATACGATAAAAAACTTTTTAGCTTCAGACTACATTATTAGTCCAAATGCGCACACGACACGAATTTTTGAACGAGCATTTAAATTAAATGGTTTATATAACGGTGAAATTTTAGAAATGGGTTATCCACGTATAGATTTGACGCTTAATACGTCTACAAAAGAAGCGAGAAAATATTTAGCTGAAAATCTCAATGTAAAGGGAAAACCTATTTTACTATACTGTCCCACATGGCGAGGGAAAAACGTTAATGATCCAGAAGACAGTTTGTTAAATGTTTTTGAAGAAATTCAATTACTAAACCAAAAGCTACCTTATCAAGTTTTAGTTAAAGTGCATCCTTTTGTGTACAGTAAGGCTAAAGAGATGCCAGAACTTAAACCGTATTTGGTGCCTGACTTTTTAGATACGAATCAATTGATGCCAGCAGTTGATTTAATGATTACCGACTACTCAAGTATATTTTTTGATTTTCTTGTTACGGATAAACCAATCGTGTTTTACGTTCCAGATTTAAAAATGTATCAAAGTGAACGTGGCGTTTATATAGAGCCGTCAGACTTACCTGGTCCAGTCACAGATACAATTCAAGAAGTCATTGAAATGATTCAGGACGAAACATACCGTCATGCTAGTGTTCGAGATAAATATTTGAAATTTAAGCATCAATTTGTAGGCTACGAAGACGGACGAGTCACAGAGCGTTTTATTGAGAAGGTGTTTTTAAACCCACAAAACCAGTCGCTAAAAACGATGCAGAACAATAAAAAGAAGAAATTATTACTTTATCCTGGTGGAATGAAGAATAATGGTATTACAACGTCTGTAATGAACTTGTTATCGAACATTGATTATCAAAAATATGATGTAACCATTTTTCTTAATAATACAAACAACAAGGAACAGTTAAACAATCTACAAAGTATTGATGATCGCGTACGTATTATTTTAAGAAAAGGCCCAATGATTTCTACTTTAAAGGAAAAATATCAAAATGAATTTGTTCGACAAAGAGGGATTTACAAGCCTTTTGAAAAGCGTTTATACCCGAAAGCACTTTTTGAACGCGAATTCAGAAAGATATTTGGAAACTCTGAATTTGATTATGCAATTGATTACAGTGGCTATGCGATGTTCTGGTCAAATCTTATATTAGCGAGTGGAGCTAAAAAGAAATACATCTTGTTGCATAGTGATATTAAGTCTGATATGGAGAGAACAGTAAAAGGGAAGCGTCCACACTATCAAAACTTGAAAGGTGTTATTTCTCTTTATCCCTATTTTGATAAATTAGTGAGTGTTTCAGAAGCAACGAAAAAACTTAATCAGTCCAACTTTGGTGGTCTCAAGTTGAAAAATCGCCATATTGCTTCAAGAAATACAATAAATATTGAAAAGATCAATCAGCTTGTGGATGATGATAGTGATTTATTTGAAAAAAATGGGAAACCTGTATTAGCAACATTAACAGAGGGAGGCATGGAAGCGATTGAATTTTCTCAAGATGACTTCAAAATTGTATCGGTAGGTCGTTTATCGCCAGAAAAAGGTTTTGATATACTCATTAAAGCTGTTGCTGAGTTGAGTCCGAAGTATCCACAGTTGAAGTTATACATTTTAGGAGATGGACCATTGAAGGGGACGTTGAAAAATCTTGTCGAGCAACTCGGTTTACAAAATCATGTTTACTTCTTGGGTCAACGTCGTAATCCATTTTATATTGTGAAACGCGCAGATGTATTTGCACTCACTTCTCATTACGAAGGGCAATCTATGGTAATTTTAGAAGCGTTGACTGTAGGGACCAATGTACTCGCTTCAGACATTATCGCTAACCGTTATGTGCTTGAAGGTGAGAAGTACGGTATGTTAGTAGAAAAGAATGAAGCTGATATTGCTAAAGGTTTAGAGCAATTTATTAATGGTACGAACAAAAATTATGCGAAGTTTGATGCCGTTGCATACAATGAAGAAACAATCCAAGAGTTTTATTTGTTATTAGAGCAATAA
- a CDS encoding tripartite tricarboxylate transporter permease, producing the protein MGIDINSFWEGLSTAFQPMNLMWILIGGFLGTVVGMLPGLGPATAVAVLIPVTFGMNPVSALILMISIYYGAMYGGSRSSILLNTPGDGSAIAATFDGYPMTLNHQAGKALTISAVASLFGGLFSVIGFILLAKPLSEFALHFGPREYFVLFLFTLSMVVTLSLGKMVKGFIAMSIGLMMSTIGVDLQTSVYRFTFDVTHLSEGVDFLVIIIGVYAVAEVLYNYMHLDTLAPPKSDLGSMKLTKEDWKRTRWTMLRQSPIGFLIGVLPGAGGSVASLLSYATEKQFSKNGKKFGKGAIEGVAAPEASNNAASVGSLIPLLTMGVPGSGTTAVILGAVVMLGLQPGPLLFEKQPEMVWTLVNSMFIGNIFLVIINIAMIGLLLKILKTPPKTLYPIILVLAFLGTYTLSYSVIDFYILLIFGIIGLLLKLLDFPIAPLILASIIGSDMEQNFRKSLITSHNHLGDIFFGSPIAIVLTMMTVLALFYPFIMKLLKKKTSSN; encoded by the coding sequence ATGGGTATCGATATCAATAGTTTCTGGGAAGGGCTCTCAACTGCCTTCCAACCGATGAATTTAATGTGGATTCTCATTGGCGGCTTTCTCGGCACAGTCGTAGGGATGTTACCCGGTTTAGGGCCTGCGACAGCGGTGGCTGTACTGATTCCTGTCACATTTGGGATGAATCCGGTCAGTGCCTTGATTTTGATGATTTCGATTTACTACGGGGCGATGTATGGGGGCTCCAGAAGTTCGATCTTGCTCAATACACCAGGGGACGGGTCTGCTATTGCTGCGACATTTGATGGTTATCCGATGACACTCAATCATCAGGCCGGTAAAGCTTTAACCATTTCAGCTGTGGCGTCACTGTTTGGCGGACTTTTTTCAGTCATTGGCTTTATTCTTCTTGCTAAGCCGTTATCCGAATTTGCCCTGCACTTTGGACCACGTGAATATTTCGTCTTGTTCTTATTCACATTGTCCATGGTCGTCACATTATCGCTCGGTAAAATGGTCAAAGGGTTTATCGCCATGTCTATCGGTTTAATGATGAGTACGATTGGCGTTGATTTACAAACCAGTGTGTACCGTTTCACTTTTGATGTGACGCATTTAAGCGAAGGCGTCGACTTTCTAGTTATAATTATCGGAGTCTACGCAGTCGCTGAAGTACTCTACAACTACATGCATTTAGATACATTAGCGCCTCCAAAAAGTGATTTAGGCTCGATGAAATTAACGAAAGAAGATTGGAAACGGACGCGCTGGACGATGTTAAGACAAAGTCCCATTGGCTTCCTTATCGGGGTCTTACCTGGTGCGGGTGGATCAGTAGCTTCCTTACTCAGTTATGCGACTGAAAAACAATTTTCTAAAAATGGTAAAAAGTTTGGTAAAGGTGCTATTGAAGGGGTAGCTGCACCTGAAGCTTCGAATAATGCCGCTTCAGTCGGTTCACTCATTCCATTATTAACGATGGGGGTCCCTGGGTCAGGAACGACAGCCGTGATTCTCGGTGCAGTCGTGATGCTCGGTTTACAACCTGGACCACTCCTATTCGAGAAACAACCCGAAATGGTATGGACACTCGTCAATAGTATGTTTATCGGTAATATTTTCTTAGTCATTATTAATATCGCGATGATTGGTCTGTTATTAAAAATATTAAAAACACCACCGAAAACACTTTATCCAATCATTTTAGTACTCGCCTTTCTCGGCACGTACACATTGAGTTATAGTGTCATTGATTTCTACATTTTATTAATTTTCGGCATCATTGGCCTATTATTAAAATTACTAGATTTCCCAATTGCACCGCTCATTTTAGCATCAATTATCGGCTCAGATATGGAACAAAACTTCCGTAAAAGCTTAATTACGAGTCATAATCATCTCGGTGACATTTTCTTCGGTTCACCGATTGCGATTGTTTTAACAATGATGACTGTATTAGCATTATTCTATCCATTCATCATGAAACTGTTGAAGAAAAAAACATCTTCAAATTAA
- a CDS encoding tripartite tricarboxylate transporter TctB family protein, translated as MVRLIAPIVCFIIGVIYLLLSLNLPISRIGDPQSPKYFPILIACLLIVMSIIYFFQMLRDKNVSFNEFKAFLTPLVLKRIGLTCLFILIYTVIFERIGFLISTALFLAAVMFLVNGFQHWLKNLIVAIVFSGVAWYTFAQLLDVSLP; from the coding sequence ATGGTACGACTTATTGCGCCTATCGTTTGCTTCATTATTGGCGTTATCTACTTACTCCTCTCTCTCAATTTACCGATTTCTAGAATTGGTGATCCTCAAAGTCCAAAATATTTTCCAATTCTTATCGCGTGTTTATTGATTGTGATGAGTATCATTTACTTTTTTCAAATGCTTCGTGATAAAAATGTGTCGTTCAATGAATTTAAAGCATTTTTAACACCACTCGTCCTGAAACGCATTGGTCTGACTTGTTTATTTATCCTGATTTATACAGTCATTTTTGAACGCATCGGCTTTTTAATTTCAACAGCATTATTTCTTGCAGCAGTGATGTTTCTAGTCAATGGCTTTCAACATTGGCTAAAAAATTTAATCGTCGCTATCGTCTTTTCAGGTGTCGCATGGTATACCTTTGCACAGCTGTTAGACGTGAGTTTGCCATAA
- a CDS encoding tripartite tricarboxylate transporter substrate binding protein, whose translation MRKLVTCFMGLVLILAACTNNDKEDKPQTSSSQKFPNRTVEIIAPASPGGGWDATARAIQKIMQDKKLTDQNITVVNKPGGGGEVGWQYLSERQPTSIAINSSLLLSNHELGLSDLRHQDFTPIAILATEWISLSASNQSHLSSGKEVMEKLKADPKSLTIGVAPGLGNNDHLAFVQAAKAYGVDVKNLDFLVYKSGGDLETALLGGHVDIASTAVSEVKTQHQAGKLKVLATTSDQRVKGLEDVPTWKEQGLNMVFPHWRGVMGPKNMTKEERAYWNDTMKKVVQSKQWETIRKNKNWDAFYKDSYESEKFLNEQQKKYEQLIQDAGF comes from the coding sequence ATGCGAAAACTCGTGACATGTTTCATGGGCCTTGTGCTCATTTTGGCGGCTTGTACGAATAACGATAAAGAAGACAAACCTCAGACATCAAGTAGCCAAAAATTTCCTAATCGCACAGTAGAAATTATTGCACCTGCTTCACCTGGTGGGGGCTGGGATGCGACTGCACGCGCAATCCAAAAAATTATGCAAGATAAAAAACTGACTGATCAAAATATTACAGTCGTCAACAAACCAGGTGGCGGTGGCGAGGTGGGCTGGCAATATCTCAGTGAACGCCAACCTACATCTATCGCAATTAATTCAAGTTTGTTACTTTCCAACCACGAACTTGGCTTAAGTGATTTGCGTCACCAAGATTTTACACCGATTGCAATTTTAGCGACGGAATGGATCAGTTTATCCGCTTCTAATCAGTCTCACCTATCTTCTGGTAAAGAAGTGATGGAAAAATTGAAAGCCGATCCGAAGTCATTAACGATTGGTGTGGCACCTGGTCTAGGGAATAACGATCATCTTGCTTTTGTACAAGCCGCAAAAGCGTACGGGGTCGACGTGAAAAATTTAGACTTTCTCGTTTATAAAAGTGGTGGTGATTTAGAAACCGCACTCCTCGGTGGCCACGTGGATATCGCTTCAACAGCAGTCTCTGAAGTGAAAACGCAACATCAGGCAGGCAAGCTTAAAGTGTTGGCCACAACTTCTGATCAACGTGTGAAAGGCTTAGAAGATGTCCCGACTTGGAAAGAACAAGGTTTAAACATGGTCTTCCCACATTGGCGCGGCGTTATGGGACCTAAAAATATGACGAAAGAAGAACGTGCTTATTGGAATGACACCATGAAAAAAGTCGTTCAATCAAAACAGTGGGAGACAATTCGCAAAAACAAAAACTGGGATGCATTTTACAAAGACAGCTATGAATCAGAAAAATTTTTAAACGAGCAACAGAAAAAATATGAACAACTGATTCAAGACGCTGGTTTTTAA
- a CDS encoding AraC family transcriptional regulator, translated as MGRNRVVSNERTNLFNDIHFLFAGEEYCDSGYQFGPAVRPNFIIHFIVSGKGYYQFDGQTYQLSQNQGFVIFPDKLTTYWADEEDPWHYVWIGFTGTKSHQYMTEVGVSLEYPIIKLTHMNQFQRLINTILNRQDEVMTHFYFQSVLNQVFHDMRVHRDDPLHQIENKKYSQYTHQVLHYIENHYTHPFTVTDMAKDLFVNRCYLSRVFKEETGMTLKDYMNHFRITRARDLLIITNYSYTDIAQQLGYESYNSFYKMFRKITGETPSVYRHGQHLESL; from the coding sequence ATGGGGAGAAATCGTGTTGTATCGAATGAGAGAACGAACTTATTTAATGATATTCATTTTTTGTTTGCTGGAGAAGAATATTGTGATTCAGGCTATCAATTTGGACCGGCAGTGAGACCTAATTTTATTATTCATTTTATTGTTTCAGGGAAGGGGTATTACCAATTTGATGGACAAACGTATCAGCTTTCACAAAATCAAGGCTTTGTTATTTTTCCAGACAAATTGACGACGTATTGGGCTGACGAAGAAGATCCGTGGCATTATGTATGGATTGGATTTACTGGTACGAAAAGTCACCAATATATGACAGAGGTCGGTGTTTCTTTAGAATATCCAATTATAAAATTAACACATATGAATCAATTTCAAAGACTGATCAATACAATTTTAAATCGGCAAGATGAAGTAATGACACATTTTTATTTCCAAAGCGTATTGAATCAAGTTTTTCATGATATGCGTGTGCATCGAGATGATCCTTTACATCAAATTGAAAATAAAAAGTACAGTCAATATACGCACCAAGTCTTGCATTATATTGAAAATCATTATACACATCCATTTACTGTCACAGATATGGCAAAAGACTTATTTGTTAATCGCTGTTATTTGAGTCGTGTATTTAAAGAAGAAACCGGGATGACCCTCAAAGATTATATGAATCACTTTCGTATCACAAGAGCGAGAGACTTATTGATTATAACCAATTATAGTTATACAGATATCGCTCAGCAGCTTGGATACGAAAGTTATAACAGTTTTTATAAAATGTTTCGTAAAATTACAGGTGAGACACCTTCTGTTTATCGTCATGGTCAGCATTTAGAATCTCTTTAA
- a CDS encoding alpha-galactosidase, whose product MTIHISKATRQFHLTNGEMSYIFYIGPTELPVQLYTGPAVQDDDYTFLVHQQSRPVACYPRENDTTFSYEHAFMEYPNFGTGDFRDPAFEVILPNNSPLTTLEYHGYQVLNALPQLDGLPHIRDNQVSGQTLMIDLIDAESGLEVQLYYVILSNMNVIARHVVFKNSGEMHLQLSKALSLSVDFPCADYKLTHLSGAWGRERHVTEQSLGVGTFKIQSLRGHSSHLHNPFFALSESHTTEHQGFVYGFALAYSGNFIGQVEVDNFNQLRAQIGIHPDHFMWELAPGSTFTTPQAFIVMSDSGFNGMSHHFHQLIRMGLTAARWQQYERPILVNNWEATYYDFTEDKLLTIAKQAKAIGIEMFVLDDGWFGNRQSDHEGLGDFTINKKKLPHGLPHLVNQINALGLDFGLWVEPEMVSKKSELYQAHPEWVIKVPHRSAAHGRFQYVLDYTNPDVIVYIDDALSEILSSSPIRYIKWDMNRSMTDVFSSYLDTNQQGEVYHRYILGLYQLLDRLTQKFPHVLIESCASGGGRFDLGMLYYTPQIWTSDNTDAYQRQFIQYGTSYVYPPNTMGAHVSQSPNEQEHRHISLQTRGHVSYFGVFGYELDLSQMHPNELEIMNTQVQFVKQYRKLLQYGRFYRLLNPSKHNYTAWMVVDDKQTSALLAVYKHLNIINIGKKRIKLSGLDPQRYYHVSNINQTLSGAALMNIGFDIPDTSYGELRNGEHKTYDFDSWLFEIKEILNADHDDKQKVSHL is encoded by the coding sequence ATGACGATACACATCTCTAAAGCAACACGTCAATTCCATTTAACCAATGGCGAGATGAGTTATATTTTTTATATTGGCCCTACAGAATTGCCAGTTCAATTGTATACGGGGCCTGCTGTCCAAGATGATGATTATACGTTTTTAGTTCACCAACAATCACGTCCTGTTGCTTGTTATCCGAGAGAAAATGATACAACCTTTTCATACGAACATGCATTCATGGAATATCCAAATTTTGGAACAGGTGATTTTCGAGATCCTGCTTTCGAAGTCATACTCCCGAATAACAGTCCACTCACTACACTAGAATATCACGGTTATCAAGTTTTGAATGCCCTCCCACAATTGGATGGGCTTCCTCATATCCGTGATAATCAAGTTTCAGGGCAAACATTAATGATTGATTTAATCGATGCAGAAAGTGGTCTTGAAGTACAACTGTATTACGTTATCCTTTCAAATATGAATGTAATAGCAAGGCATGTAGTATTTAAAAATTCTGGAGAGATGCACTTACAACTTTCAAAGGCATTAAGTTTAAGCGTTGATTTTCCTTGCGCAGACTATAAATTAACGCATCTCAGTGGCGCATGGGGTCGTGAAAGACATGTAACGGAACAGTCTTTAGGTGTTGGCACATTTAAAATCCAATCTTTGCGTGGACATTCAAGTCATCTTCACAATCCATTTTTCGCATTGTCTGAATCCCATACAACTGAACATCAAGGTTTTGTTTATGGATTCGCACTTGCCTATAGTGGTAATTTTATCGGACAAGTTGAAGTCGACAATTTTAATCAACTCCGCGCACAAATCGGTATACATCCAGATCACTTTATGTGGGAACTCGCACCTGGCTCGACATTTACAACACCACAAGCTTTTATAGTTATGAGTGATAGTGGCTTCAATGGGATGAGTCACCATTTTCATCAACTCATTCGTATGGGACTAACTGCAGCACGTTGGCAACAATATGAACGCCCTATCTTAGTGAACAACTGGGAAGCGACTTATTATGACTTTACGGAAGATAAATTATTAACGATTGCAAAACAAGCAAAGGCTATCGGCATTGAAATGTTTGTTTTAGATGATGGTTGGTTTGGCAATCGACAAAGTGATCATGAAGGCCTTGGAGACTTTACAATAAACAAGAAAAAGTTGCCTCATGGACTTCCTCACTTAGTTAACCAAATCAATGCACTCGGACTGGACTTTGGGTTATGGGTTGAACCGGAAATGGTGAGCAAAAAAAGCGAGCTCTATCAGGCGCATCCGGAATGGGTCATCAAAGTTCCTCATCGTTCAGCAGCCCATGGTCGTTTTCAATATGTACTCGACTATACCAACCCAGATGTCATTGTGTATATTGATGATGCTTTATCAGAAATATTAAGTTCGTCCCCGATTCGGTATATCAAGTGGGACATGAATCGTTCAATGACTGATGTGTTCTCTTCTTATTTAGATACAAATCAACAAGGAGAAGTTTACCATCGCTATATATTAGGTTTATATCAATTATTAGACCGTTTGACTCAGAAGTTTCCACATGTGTTGATTGAATCTTGTGCAAGTGGTGGTGGTCGCTTTGATTTAGGTATGCTGTACTACACACCTCAAATTTGGACGAGTGACAATACAGATGCCTATCAACGTCAATTTATTCAATATGGCACGTCATATGTTTATCCACCCAATACAATGGGTGCCCATGTCTCTCAGTCACCTAACGAACAAGAACATCGACACATATCATTACAAACGCGCGGTCACGTTTCCTATTTTGGTGTATTTGGCTATGAACTTGATTTATCTCAAATGCATCCAAATGAACTTGAAATCATGAATACGCAAGTACAGTTCGTTAAACAATACCGTAAGTTATTACAATATGGTCGCTTTTATAGATTACTCAATCCAAGCAAGCACAATTATACCGCTTGGATGGTCGTGGATGATAAACAAACATCTGCATTGTTAGCGGTTTATAAACATCTCAATATCATTAATATCGGCAAAAAGCGCATTAAACTTTCAGGACTTGATCCACAACGTTATTATCATGTTTCAAATATTAATCAAACACTATCTGGTGCGGCATTAATGAACATTGGTTTTGATATACCTGATACAAGTTACGGCGAATTACGTAACGGTGAACATAAAACATATGATTTTGACTCTTGGTTATTCGAGATTAAAGAGATTCTAAATGCTGACCATGACGATAAACAGAAGGTGTCTCACCTGTAA
- the melB gene encoding melibiose:sodium transporter MelB, producing MMKRQVSTLEKYSFGFGAFGKDIVVGFVNIYIMFYLTDILGISAAFVGTLFFVARIWDAINDPIMGMVIDNTRTRWGKFRPWILIGTLVNSIFFILLFTPFHFEGTSLYVYVSIIYILWGMTYTMMDVPYWSWLPNLTNNPVEREEISIIPRIFASSANLINGTLGLTFIYFLGTWFGQKEGDQIPGFFVYVFILTVIFIVTISLTVKNVNEAPTNVGEGIKVRFKDIWRILFKNKELLAYIGTILCFFLATQFLSTTLLYYFNYVVKSKHLFALFNALGFVEMFGLLIFPKVSKTITREKVYPFATVMIILGLLVLLFAGFIIPQSIYPVIIGTALIKLSFGLIWGIITVSIADVIDYSEMKFGQRNESIITSTQTFLVKTAMAFSGFIIGWGLALFHYVPNVEQTTFTQNGIRFLMVGMPIIFIIISYLIYKYAYHLKGDFLNDIVKTLNYRKKQALKEENYDDTHL from the coding sequence ATGATGAAAAGACAAGTGAGCACATTAGAAAAATATTCGTTTGGTTTCGGTGCTTTCGGTAAAGATATCGTTGTAGGGTTTGTAAATATTTACATTATGTTCTACCTTACCGATATTTTAGGAATAAGTGCTGCTTTTGTGGGAACTTTATTCTTTGTTGCACGTATTTGGGATGCAATTAACGATCCGATTATGGGGATGGTGATTGATAACACACGCACGCGTTGGGGAAAATTCCGTCCATGGATTTTAATTGGTACGTTAGTTAATAGCATCTTCTTTATTTTGCTATTTACACCTTTTCATTTCGAAGGTACATCGTTATACGTCTATGTCTCCATTATTTATATTTTGTGGGGAATGACTTATACAATGATGGATGTTCCTTACTGGTCATGGTTGCCAAACCTGACTAACAATCCTGTTGAACGTGAAGAAATATCCATTATTCCTCGTATATTTGCAAGTTCAGCAAATTTGATTAATGGTACACTCGGCCTAACATTTATTTATTTTTTAGGTACATGGTTTGGTCAAAAAGAAGGCGATCAAATTCCTGGTTTCTTTGTTTATGTTTTTATCCTTACAGTTATTTTCATTGTGACGATTTCTTTAACTGTAAAAAATGTTAACGAAGCACCAACCAATGTAGGTGAAGGCATTAAAGTCCGCTTCAAAGATATTTGGCGTATTCTCTTTAAAAACAAAGAATTACTCGCCTATATCGGGACAATTCTGTGCTTCTTCTTAGCAACTCAATTTTTATCAACGACGCTACTGTATTATTTTAATTATGTTGTGAAATCTAAACATTTATTTGCACTTTTTAACGCATTAGGCTTCGTTGAAATGTTCGGTCTTTTAATTTTCCCGAAAGTTTCTAAAACGATTACACGTGAAAAAGTATATCCATTCGCCACTGTGATGATTATTTTAGGTTTACTCGTTTTACTATTCGCTGGTTTTATCATACCGCAATCGATTTATCCAGTAATTATCGGCACAGCTTTAATTAAATTATCTTTCGGTTTAATTTGGGGTATTATTACAGTTTCAATCGCAGACGTTATAGACTATAGCGAAATGAAATTCGGTCAACGTAATGAAAGTATTATTACATCTACACAAACATTTTTAGTTAAAACAGCAATGGCTTTTTCAGGATTTATTATTGGTTGGGGATTAGCTCTATTCCACTATGTTCCAAATGTAGAACAAACAACATTTACACAAAATGGGATTCGCTTTTTAATGGTGGGTATGCCCATTATCTTTATTATCATCAGTTACTTAATTTATAAATATGCATATCACTTAAAAGGAGACTTCTTAAATGACATCGTGAAAACACTCAACTATAGAAAAAAACAAGCTTTAAAGGAGGAGAACTATGACGATACACATCTCTAA
- a CDS encoding NAD(P)H-dependent oxidoreductase: MEDKRQMLLDTFNYRFATKRFDASRKIEDADFDTILETGRLSPSSLGLEPWKFLVIQDPEMREALKPMSWGAQGQLETASHFVLILARKNVRPENEYVQKILRDVKQMDTDMIEQMSEKTSAFQNDNLHLYESDRALWDWASKQTYIALGNMMTSAAFLGIDSCPIEGFQYDEVSRILSEKGYFDDAEYAPSVMVAFGYREEEPKRAKTRRSKEDVIDWV; the protein is encoded by the coding sequence ATGGAAGATAAACGCCAAATGTTACTAGATACATTTAATTATCGCTTTGCTACAAAACGTTTTGATGCAAGTCGTAAAATTGAAGACGCTGATTTCGATACAATTTTAGAAACAGGACGTCTGTCACCAAGTTCACTTGGTCTTGAACCTTGGAAGTTTTTAGTCATTCAAGACCCTGAAATGCGTGAAGCACTCAAACCGATGAGCTGGGGTGCTCAAGGGCAATTAGAAACAGCGAGTCATTTCGTATTAATTTTAGCACGTAAAAATGTACGTCCAGAAAATGAATACGTCCAAAAAATATTACGCGATGTGAAACAAATGGATACGGATATGATTGAACAAATGAGTGAGAAAACATCCGCATTCCAAAACGACAACTTACACCTTTACGAAAGCGATCGTGCATTATGGGACTGGGCGAGTAAACAAACCTATATTGCACTTGGGAATATGATGACATCTGCAGCATTTTTAGGCATCGATTCATGTCCAATTGAAGGTTTTCAATACGATGAAGTATCACGTATTTTATCTGAAAAAGGCTATTTCGATGATGCAGAATATGCACCATCAGTTATGGTGGCATTTGGTTATCGCGAGGAAGAACCAAAACGTGCCAAAACACGCCGTAGCAAGGAAGACGTCATTGATTGGGTCTAA